In the genome of Hydractinia symbiolongicarpus strain clone_291-10 chromosome 5, HSymV2.1, whole genome shotgun sequence, one region contains:
- the LOC130646074 gene encoding probable palmitoyltransferase ZDHHC24: MYSMILSNSTVRSSSMNLPSVLRPGWYYCHVCQMNSPPRSHHCPVCEVCVIKRDHHCVFTGNCVGFQNHRYFMVMVLYLWIGCVYVILFNLDYYFNVLGYPSFTLILKLIFPGLAWTLGYVTMFELSILIVSGVNCMAMFLFTCLLGFQFFFITRGQTQFECKKKIREYALSFSENWKIVLGEKWYLTMLSAYINSKLPGDGTDFKKSMIDMSPVSESVKTILIVSRLCYDKVSKPRFGVALLFYKVCFFTSNFDFMM, from the exons ATGTACAGCATGATCCTTAGCAACTCAACTGTCCGATCTTCCAGTATGAATCTACCATCTGTCCTACGTCCTGGATGGTATTATTGCCACGTTTGTCAAATGAATAGTCCTCCTCGTTCCCATCATTGCCCAGTGTGTGAAGTTTGCGTCATCAAGCGGGATCATCATTGTGTTTTCACTGGCAATTGTGTTGGCTTTCAGAACCACCGTTATTTCATGGTTATGGTGTTGTATTTGTGGATAGGCTGCGTCtatgttattttatttaaccTGGATTACTACTTCAATGTTTTGGGTTATCCAAGCTTTACTTTGATTTTGAAGTTAATTTTTCCTGGCTTGGCATGGACACTTGGATATGTCACCATGTTTGAGTTGTCAATTTTGATTGTCAGTGGAGTAAATTGTATGGCTATGTTTCTTTTTACATGTCTGTTAGGCTTTcagttcttctttataacaagaGGACAAACACAGTTTGAATGCAAGAAGAAGATCCGTGAATATGCTTTAAGCTTTTCGGAAAATTGGAAGATAGTTCTTGGTGAGAAATGGTATTTGACCATGCTTTCGGCATACATCAATTCTAAATTGCCTGGAGATGGAACTGATTTTAAGAAGTCAATGATTGATATGTCCCCTGTTAGTGAATCTGTTAAAACAAT TCTA ATTGTTAGTAGGTTATGTTATGATAAAGTAAGCAAG CCTCGATTTGGAGTTGCGTTGCTTTTTTACAAAGTGTGTTTCTTCACTTCAAACTTTGACTTCATGATGTAA
- the LOC130645554 gene encoding U5 small nuclear ribonucleoprotein 200 kDa helicase-like yields the protein MADATARSMQYEYKANSNLVLQADLSLIERRGRDEATGEVLSLQGHLGGIKMGDKYIRARPPALEQEKEKKAKRPKTSEKEGDINYGKMKSSSLLSEQVDEMAGIFYRPKTTETRQTYEVLLSLIQAAIGDQPRDILCGAADEVLICLKDEKLKDRERKKEIAALLGSVPDERYALLVNLGRKITDYSVDKDAAGDEDMIDENYGVAVQFDEDDEEDKDVREIKDESDEDEAEGVEADVDMTLHGGLDDEEGGFKKSNEILHPRQVDAYWLQRELNKFYKDAEVSRAKSEEVLDVLKTASDERDLENKLVLLLGHDKFAIIKTIRKHKKMILYCTLLAMAETMKERKNLETVMKADPELAEILAQLSEQDQEDLVQAERARKAAARKSRVDADLNALEGEDKMSRYARKLLDLEDLSFKDGSHLMANKKCQLPDGSFRKLRKGYEEVHVPAFKPKQVEQGERIPIADLPKYSQAAFEGYKELNLVQSKICSAALKSDENLLLCAPTSAGKTNVALMTILREVSKHINLDGTISTGEFKVIYIAPMRSLVQEMVMNFSKRLQSYGIQVSELTGDHQLSKEQIDSTQVIVCTPEKWDIITRKAGERTYTQLVRLIIIDEIHLLHDDRGPVLESIIARTIRQVESTQEPVRLVGLSATLPNYEDVATFMRVNIDKGLFFFDNSYRPVPLEQQYVGVTEKKAIKRFQVMNEVVYEKTMDRAGKFQVLVFVHSRKETGKTARALRDMCLERDTLGQFLREDSASMEVLRSESEQVKNLELKDLLPYGFAIHHAGMARVDRALVEDLFADKHIQVLVSTATLAWGVNLPAHTVIIKGTQIYSPEKGKWVELGALDILQMFGRAGRPQYDTKGEGILITNHNELQYYLSLLNQQLPIESQFINKLADNLNAEIVLGTIQNVKDASTWLGYTYLYIRMLRNPTLYGISHDEFENDKLLEQRRMDLIHSAAALLDKNQLIKYDKKTGLLQGTELGRIASHYYCTQESMATYNKLLKPTLSEIELFRVFSLSSEFKYINVREEEKLELQQLIERVPIPVKESIEEPSAKINVLLQAYISQLKLEGFALVADMVYVTQSAGRLMRAIFEICLHRGWAQLTDRSLNLCKMIDKRMWLSMTPLRQFKKMPLEVVKKLEKKDFPWERLYYLGHNEIGELIHAPKMGKVIHKFIHQFPKVELATHIQPITRATLSVELTITPDFQWEDKIHGNSEAFWIFVEDVDGEVILHQEYFLLKAKYAADEHIIKFFVPVFEPLPPQYFIRVVSDRWLHAETQLPVSFRHLFLPEKNTPPTELLDLQPLPVSALRNPDFEALYQDKFPYFNPIQTQVFNALYNSDDNIFIGAPTGSGKTICGEFAILHLLLQHHDARCVYITSLQSLAEQVFTDWRSKFGIMLGKNVVMLTGETSADLKLLAKGNIIISTPDKWDVLSRRWKQRKNVQNVNLFILDEAHLIGGENGPVMEVICSRMRYISSQIEKSIRIVALSSSLANSKDVAQWLGVSTNNVFNFHPNVRPVPMELHIQGFNITHTGSRLIAMVKPAYQAISRLSPRKPVIVFVPSRKQSKITALDLLSFCGAENQSQRFLHCTEEDLQPHLKRIQEKTLKETLAYGVGYLHEGLSDIEVKVVEQLFSSGAVQVMVVSRTLCWAVSTHSNLVVVMDTLYYEGKMHSYVDYPVTDVLQMLGRANRPLIDDSGKAVILCLASKKDFYKKFLYEPLPIESHLDHCLHDHFNAEVVTKTISNKQDAVDYLTWTFLYRRMTQNPNYYNLQGVSHRHLSDHMSELVENTLSDLEQSKCVSIEDEMTCTPLNLGMIAAYYYINYTTIELFSVSLSAKTKLKGLIEIIASAYEYESIPIRQHEDSVLKQLSNRVPYKVSNTKFNDPHVKTNLLLQAHLSRMQLSAELQSDTEFILGKAMRLIQACVDVLSSNGWLSPAITAMELAQMVTQGMWSKDSYLKQIPHFSADIIKKCQEKEIESVFDIMDMEDEERNNLLRLSELQMQDVAKFCNRYPNIELAYEVADKDSLSSGGPIVVNVNLEREEEQPGPVVAPFFPQKREEGWWLVIGDPKNNSLISIKRLTLQQKAKVKLDFIAPSAGAHTYNLYYMSDCYMGCDQEYPLKISVQEGDDMSESDSN from the exons ATGGCTGATGCAACTGCCAGGTCTATGCAATATGAGTACAAAGCT aaCTCAAATCTTGTGTTGCAAGCTGATCTTAGTTTGATTGAAAGACGTGGTCGTGATGAAGCTACTGGAGAAGTACTCTCACTACAAGGTCATTTGGGTGGCATTAAAATGGGGGACAAATACATCCGTGCCAGACCACCAGCATTggaacaagaaaaagaaaagaaagccaA ACGTCCAAAAACATCAGAAAAGGAAGGAGATATAAACTATGGAAAAATGAAAAGCAGTTCACTTCTTTCTGAGCAAGTAGATGAAATGGCTGGTATATTCTACAGACCTAAAACAACAGAAACTAGACAAACTTATGAAGTTTTGCTCAGTCTTATTCAGGCAGCTATTGGTGATCAG CCACGTGATATTTTGTGTGGAGCAGCAGATGaagttttgatttgtttaaaagatgaaaaattaaag GATagggaaagaaaaaaagaaattgctgCCTTGCTCGGTAGTGTTCCTGACGAAAGATATGCGCTCCTAGTAAATCTTGGACGTAAAATCACTGATTACTCAGTTGACAAAGACGCTGCTGGTGATG AAGATATGATTGATGAAAATTATGGCGTAGCTGTTCAATTTGATGAAGATGACGAAGAG gacAAAGATGTGAGAGAAATAAAAGACGAATCAGATGAAGACGAAGCAGAGGGAGTGGAGGCTGATGTTGATATGACATTGCATGGAGGG CTGGATGATGAGGAAGGTGGTTTCAAGAAATCAAATGAAATATTACATCCCAGACAAGTTGATGCATATTGGCTGCAGCGTGAGCTCAACAAGTTTTACAAAGATGCAGAAGTTTCAAGAGCTAAATCTGAAGAAGTTTTAGATGTTCTCAAG ACAGCGTCAGATGAGAGAGATCTAGAAAACAAGTTGGTTCTTTTACTTGGTCATGATAAGTTTGCAATCATCAAAACAATTCGAAAACATAAAAAGATGA TTCTGTATTGTACACTTCTGGCCATGGCAGAAACAATGAAAGAACGAAAAAATCTGGAAACTGTGATGAAAGCTGACCCTGAACTTGCTGAAATCCTTGCCCAACTTTCTGAGCAAGATCAAGAAGATTTGGTTCAA GCTGAACGTGCACGTAAAGCTGCAGCAAGAAAGTCCCGTGTGGATGCTGATTTAAATGCACTGGAAGGTGAAGACAAAATG AGTCGATATGCAAGAAAACTGTTGGATTTAGAAGATCTTTCATTTAAAGATGGTAGCCATCTCATGGCAAACAAAAAGTGCCAATTGCCTGATGGTTCTTTTCGAAAATTGAGAAAAGGCTATGAAGAAGTTCATGTACCAGCATTTAAACCTAAACAAGTAGAGCAAGGG GAGCGAATTCCAATAGCTGATTTACCAAAATATTCTCAAGCTGCTTTTGAAGGTTACAAAGAACTCAATCTTGTTCAAAGTAAAATTTGTTCTGCAGCATTAAAATCAGATGAAAACCTTTTACTTTGTGCACCAACTAGTGCTGGTAAAACAAATGTGGCGTTGATGACAATTTTACGTGAAGTTAGTAAGCATATCAATCTCGATGGTACTATCAGTACTGGTGAATTTAAGGTGATATATATTGCACCAATGAGATCCTTGGTACAGGAAATGGTGATGAATTTCtcaaag AGATTGCAATCCTATGGAATCCAAGTATCTGAATTGACTGGAGATCATCAACTAAGTAAGGAGCAAATTGACAGCACTCAAGTTATTGTTTGCACTCCAGAGAAATGGGATATTATAACAAGAAAAGCTGGTGAAAGAACATACACACAACTGGTTCGACTCATTATTATCGATGAAATTCATTTACTTCACGATGATCGTGGACCAGTGCTAGAGTCAATCATTGCTAGAACCATCCGACAGGTGGAGAGTACACAGGAGCCGGTCAGATTAGTTGGGCTAAGTGCCACACTTCCAAACTATGAAGATGTTGCAACCTTCATGAGAGTTAACATTGACAAAGGATTGTTCTTTTTCGATAACAGCTATAGACCAGTTCCGCTAGAACAACAATATGTCGGTGTCACAGAAAAAAAAGCTATTAAAAGATTTCAG GTTATGAATGAAGTTGTCTATGAGAAAACTATGGATCGGGCTGGAAAATTTCAAGTTCTTGTTTTTGTACATTCAAGAAAGGAAACAGGCAAAACAGCTCGTGCATTACGAGACATGTGCTTAGAACGTGACACTCTTGGTCAGTTTTTGCGTGAAGATTCTGCAAGTATGGAGGTTTTGCG atcTGAATCAGAACAGGTAAAAAATCTTGAACTTAAAGATTTGTTGCCATATGGATTTGCCATTCATCATGCAGGCATGGCTCGTGTTGACAGAGCATTAGTGGAAGATCTTTTTGCTGATAAACATATTCAAGTACTTGTATCCACAGCAACTTTAGCTTGGGGTGTCAACTTGCCAGCTCATACAGTAATTATAAAAGGAACACAG ATTTACAGCCCAGAAAAGGGCAAATGGGTAGAATTGGGAGCGTTGGATATACTTCAAATGTTTGGTCGAGCTGGAAGACCTCAGTACGATACAAAAGGAGAAGGAATCTTAATTACAAATCACAACGAGTTGCAGTACTATTTATCTTTATTAAATCAACAACTTCCTATCGAAAGTCAGTTCATCAATAAATTGGCTGATAATTTAAATGCTGAAATTGTATTGGGCACAATTCAGAATGTAAAGGATGCTTCTACCTGGCTTG GCTACACATACTTGTATATTCGTATGTTACGTAACCCAACCTTATATGGAATATCGCATGATGAGTTTGAAAATGACAAACTTTTGGAACAACGCAGAATGGACTTGATACACAGCGCTGCAGCTCTACTTGACAAAAATCAGTTGATTAAATACGACAAAAAGACAGGGTTGTTACAG GGCACTGAACTTGGTAGGATTGCTAGTCACTATTACTGTACTCAAGAATCCATGGCTACTTATAACAAGTTACTCAAACCAACACTGAGTGAGATTGAGCTGTTTCGGGTGTTCTCCCTATCGTCTGAGTTCAAGTACATTAACGTGCGTGAAGAAGAGAAGCTTGAATTGCAACAGCTAATTGAGAGAGTGCCGATCCCTGTGAAGGAGAGCATAGAAGAACCAAGTGCAAAAATCAACGTGTTGTTGCAAGCTTACATTTCACAGCTGAAGCTGGAAGGTTTCGCTTTGGTAGCAGACATGGTGTACGTCACTCAATCAGCCGGACGTTTAATGAGAGCGATATTTGAAATATGCTTGCACAGAGGTTGGGCTCAACTTACTGACCGCTCGTTaaatttatgcaaaatgatcGACAAGAGAATGTGGTTGTCCATGACTCCGCTtcgccaatttaagaagatgcCTTTAGAGGTCGTTAAAAAGCTTGAGAAGAAGGACTTTCCATGGGAGAGATTGTATTATCTTGGCCATAATGAAATTGGGGAATTGATTCATGCTCCGAAAATGGGCAAAGTAATTCAtaaattcattcatcaatttcCGAAAGTTGAGCTTGCAACGCACATTCAACCGATTACCCGAGCCACCCTGAGTGTTGAGTTAACTATCACTCCTGACTTCCAGTGGGAGGACAAAATTCATGGTAATTCCGAGGCCTTCTGGATATTTGTTGAAGACGTTGACGGGGAAGTGATTCTGCATCAAGAATATTTtctgttaaaagcaaaataCGCCGCTGATGAGCATATCATTAAATTCTTTGTGCCAGTATTTGAGCCATTGCCCCCACAGTATTTTATCAGAGTTGTTTCAGATCGATGGTTGCATGCTGAGACCCAATTACCTGTTTCCTTCCGTCATTTATTTTTACCGGAAAAGAACACTCCTCCTACTGAGCTGTTGGATTTGCAACCCTTGCCAGTTTCTGCGTTGAGAAATCCTGATTTTGAAGCGCTCTACCAAGACAAATTTCCATACTTTAATCCTATCCAAACCCAAG TTTTCAATGCACTTTACAATTCTGATGATAATATTTTCATTGGTGCACCAACTGGAAGCGGGAAAACGATTTGTGGTGAATTTGCAATTTTGCATCTGCTACTGCAACACCATGATGCTCGATGTGTTTACATTACGTCTCTGCAATCTCTTGCAGAACAG GTTTTTACAGATTGGAGAAGTAAATTCGGTATCATGTTGGGCAAGAACGTGGTGATGTTGACAGGAGAAACAAGTGCTGATTTAAAACTGCTTGCTAAAGGTAACATCATTATTAGTACACCCGATAAATGGGACGTGCTCTCGAGAAGATGGAAGCAAAGAAAAAACGTGCAAAATGTCAATCTGTTTATTCTGGACGAAGCTCACCTGATTGGTGGAGAGAATGGA CCTGTTATGGAAGTAATTTGTTCACGGATGCGATACATATCTTCACAAATCGAAAAAAGTATTCGTATCGTTGCATTGAGTTCTTCGTTAGCCAACTCGAAAGATGTTGCGCAGTGGCTTGGTGTTAGCACGAACAACGTGTTCAACTTCCATCCCAACGTTCGACCTGTACCAATGGAATTACACATTCAG GGTTTTAATATCACTCACACTGGATCGCGTTTAATTGCTATGGTAAAACCAGCTTACCAAGCGATTTCAAGACTGTCACCAAGAAAGCCTGTTATTGTATTTGTACCTTCTCGAAAGCAAAGCAAAATAACTGCCCTTGATTTGCTTTCGTTTTGCGGTGCTGAAAACCAATCGCAAAG atttttgCATTGTACGGAGGAAGATTTACAACCGCATTTGAAGCGAATACAAGAAAAGACGCTGAAGGAGACGTTAGCATACGGTGTCGGCTATCTACATGAAGGTTTGAGTGACATTGAGGTGAAAGTTGTCGAGCAGCTTTTTTCTTCAGGAGCAGTGCAG GTCATGGTTGTTTCCCGTACCCTTTGTTGGGCAGTTAGCACTCATTCTAATCTCGTCGTTGTTATGGATACACTCTACTACGAAGGGAAGATGCACTCCTACGTCGACTACCCTGTGACAGATGTGTTACAAATGCTTGGTCGCGCAAACAGACCACTGATTGATGACTCTGGCAAAGCGGTTATTCTTTGTTTAGCTTCTAAGAAGGACTTCTATAAGAAGTTTTTGTACGAGCCTTTACCAATCGAATCACATCTTGATCATTGTTTGCACGACCACTTTAACGCAGAGGTTGTAACGAAAACCATTTCCAATAAACAAGATGCTGTGGACTATTTAACGTGGACGTTCTTATATCGTCGTATGACTCAGAATCCGAACTACTATAATCTACAAG GTGTATCCCATCgccatttatcagatcacatgTCTGAATTGGTGGAAAATACGCTCTCAGATCTTGAACAATCTAAG tgCGTGTCAATCGAAGATGAAATGACTTGTACGCCCCTCAATCTGGGTATGATTGCAGCGTATTATTACATAAACTACACCACTATTG AGCTCTTTAGCGTATCTCTCTCAGCAAAAACGAAATTGAAGGGGCTCATCGAAATTATCGCATCTGCGTATGAGTATGAGTCTATACCGATTCGACAACACGAGGATTCTGTTCTTAAACAG CTATCAAATCGTGTTCCTTACAAAGTATCGAACACAAAATTCAATGATCCTCACGTAAAAACTAACCTGCTATTGCAAGCACATTTGTCAAGAATGCAGTTGTCAGCAGAATTGCAATCTGATACGGAGTTTATTCTTGGAAAA GCCATGCGTTTGATTCAAGCCTGTGTTGATGTGTTAAGTAGCAACGGTTGGTTATCCCCGGCTATCACTGCTATGGAGCTGGCACAAATGGTAACACAGGGCATGTGGTCAAAAGATTCGTATTTGAAGCAAATTCCGCACTTCTCCGCAGATATTATTAAGAAATGTCAGGAGAAG gAGATTGAGTCTGTGTTTGATATCATGGATATGGAAGATGAAGAAAGAAACAACCTTCTACGCTTGTCTGAACTACAAATGCAG gATGTTGCTAAATTCTGCAATCGCTATCCAAATATTGAGTTGGCTTACGAAGTTGCTGACAAAGATTCCTTATCGTC CGGTGGCCCTATCGTTGTGAATGTTAATTTGGAAAGAGAAGAGGAGCAGCCAGGACCTGTGGTTGCACCTTTCTTCCCTCAGAAGAGAGAAGAAGGATGGTGGTTGGTGATTGGTGACCCGAAGAATAACAG TTTAATATCcatcaaacgattgactttgcAACAGAAAGCGAAAGTAAAATTGGATTTTATCGCTCCATCTGCGGGTGCGCACACGTACAACTTGTATTACATGAGCGATTGTTACATGGGTTGCGATCAAGAATATCCTTTAAAGATCTCCGTGCAGGAGGGTGATGATATGAGCGAATCAGATAGCAACTAG